One genomic segment of Clostridium estertheticum subsp. estertheticum includes these proteins:
- a CDS encoding flagellin produces the protein MIITHNIGAMFACRQMSILQNKMGRSMERLSSGLRINRAADDPAGLAISEKMRGQIRGLEQASRNAEDSISLLQTADGALNETHSMLQRMNELAVQAATGTNSDDDRLQLNKEFVQLKEEITRSANQTEFNTIPLLSKDDNELILQIGANSNGSMTIKLESMTGTALNLDDANISTLENASNAIKTVQKAIEKTSSFRGTLGAFTNRLEHVISINDITAENLQSAESRIRDVDIAKEMMEYSKNSILYQVAQAMLSQSNQQAQNVLQLLK, from the coding sequence ATGATAATTACTCATAACATTGGCGCAATGTTTGCCTGTAGACAAATGTCTATTCTTCAAAATAAAATGGGCAGGTCTATGGAAAGATTATCTTCAGGTCTAAGAATAAATAGAGCAGCAGATGATCCCGCCGGTCTTGCTATTTCCGAAAAGATGAGAGGTCAAATTAGAGGATTAGAGCAAGCCTCTAGAAATGCTGAGGATAGTATTTCATTACTTCAGACAGCTGACGGAGCCCTAAATGAAACGCATTCTATGCTTCAAAGAATGAATGAATTAGCTGTCCAAGCAGCTACAGGTACAAACTCTGATGATGATAGACTTCAATTAAATAAAGAGTTTGTGCAATTAAAAGAAGAAATTACAAGAAGTGCAAATCAAACTGAATTTAATACTATACCTTTATTGAGTAAAGATGATAATGAACTTATACTCCAAATAGGTGCTAACTCAAATGGATCAATGACTATAAAGCTAGAATCTATGACTGGAACTGCATTAAATTTAGATGATGCTAATATATCAACCCTAGAAAATGCTTCTAATGCAATAAAGACTGTACAGAAAGCAATTGAAAAGACTTCTTCTTTTAGGGGAACATTAGGTGCATTTACAAATAGATTAGAACACGTAATCTCAATAAATGATATTACTGCTGAAAATCTACAGTCTGCGGAATCTAGAATAAGAGACGTAGATATTGCAAAGGAAATGATGGAATACTCAAAAAATAGTATTCTATATCAAGTTGCCCAAGCTATGTTATCACAATCTAATCAACAAGCCCAAAATGTATTACAACTATTGAAATAA